The genomic interval GGTTTTTAGAACTACAGATTCTGGAAAGAGCTACAAAGCATtcagggagctgtagtacaaaaaatAAGTTTTCCAAACTCAGAAGATCCCATATCACAGCAGCTGCATAAGCTTCTGCCTGGTAAAAACCAGCAGTCCTGCTGTACTGGAGACACAACTCTTTTAGGAAAGAAAGGTGTTAAGTTTTGTTCAGCACTGATGTTTACCTTGTGCCTGTGCCACCAACACACTACCATTGAGCTGCCACTCgatgtctccctcctcctccgcacACTGCAAGGACCTCTCGCCATAGTCCCGGGCTTCAGCAGCTCTATCAAGCTCCAGGCAGCATCTCCCAATTTCATGAAACAGCCAAATCTTCTCCAAGTTGGTCTTCACAAGTGGAATCTTctcttcccagctttgcaaaataaaacagaaattaaCAGCCTGCTGTGGTAGCTTTCTAGACACTTTCAACATCAGTCCACTCCCCTGTCTACagtcacacaccccccccccaacttaggCAAATCACTGCAGCAACAGTGCACCCAGCCTTCTCCATGATAAACTCTTGCCTTTAATTTCCATATATTTACTACTCCAGGTTGCCAGGTTCTCCTGAGGTTCAGATGCTGATATTCAGAGGCATGGCCAAGAAGCCAAGGGATGGCACCTCACAGGCCAGGGCTGGAAATCAATGGCATCGATGGAGTGGAAAATGGaaatgaggaggagaaagtggaagatgaggatgaggaggaaagccTACTACAAATTGTTGGGCCAGATAAATATAGAAGTAATGCCAACAGAAAAAGTTGTCAGTTCAACAAAAAGTACTCTTGTTATGATCCCTACCCAGAACAACCTTTCTACCTTCCACAGAGTTTTCTGTGGAGGGTTTTCTGAATGTCTTTTTGGCAAAATCACTGACATTCAAGAGTGGGGCAACTGTGGCCCTGCAAATGTTAATTCATTGCAAATGCCCTCATTCTTGATCATTTGTCTTAGCTATGGGGTTAATGGGATTCGGAATCCATATCTGCAAGGCTTCAAGTTGTCCACCTCTGCACTAAATGATCCATCATACTAGATTGCCATTCCCTTATCTCTATGTGACAGGGCCATTATTGACAATTATCCCTGCATACCAAGTTGTTAGtatgtcattgctttcctttagCTCTTATTGATTCTATGAAGGAGTTTTAATAAGAAAAAGTATGAGGGTGTTGAGACTTCACTGTTTACATATTTTTACATATTCCTGATTCTTCAAACAGAGACACATGATAGTTAAAACATTTTCAGTTTATAGTATTATAGAATTAAGCTAAAGTAAATTGGTTGACTTTAGATCAGGGTCAGAGAGGCAAGAATCATGCTGTCCTTcagatgttgaactacaactacCAGCATTCCTTATGACTGGATACactgctgggaattacagttaaACAAGATCTAGAGGGCTAGATAATTCCACACTATGTTAGATTATCCTCACTGCAAAAGACAAGGATGCCTTGCTAGCTGTTAGTTTCAACATACGTTTCAATGGCTTCCTGGTACTTGTTCATGCGGGCATACACTCGTCCAATATTGTCCAGGGCTCTGGAAATGGCATCAGTCAGGTTGCTGCAACAAAGACGAAAGTAAGAGATCGTAAAGATGGATTGCTACCTCAAAACATCCTTGCTCATTTCTGGATCACCTTCCTTCTCCAACCTGGTACATTGCCCCTTATGTATTAATTAATTCTTACTGCACCATCAAAGTGCACAGTATTCCACCTTGCTGGGAAGTGATCAGCAAGAAAACAAGCTCCTGTTCAAAGCTGCTTACTCTCTAAAATTTGACAGGGAAACTTACAGGAACTGTACTACAGGAcctcttttaaaaagtcatgcttCTTGTATTATAAAAGCACTCCAATCACTGATCAGTTTGCAAATATGGATAATAACAGGACAAGGGACGAAATGGTAGAACATTAATACATAGTGATATTTGCTGAATTCTAGTCTACAGAGTGCCAACTGAGAAGGAGACtaagaaataatacaattaagAGATGAAGAGGGTGCTCATAAATGTTTGATCCTTTACATCTTACATATGGCAACAATTGTGTCTTGAACCTTTTGTCCTGAACTTTTTAACCAGTAGAGTGCACAATCATTCTATAAATATTATAGCCCAGCCAATAATGACATTCATAAAACTGGCCTTTAAACCTTGTAATCCTAAAGTGGCAGAGAGTAATGTCATAGAGGTAAAGTTAATAATGATGCTAAACAACCTATTTAGTATGACGATCTGTATGGAAGTATAActtttttgttggtttgtgaGTATTTTGTTTGGATTCTCGTTTGTTTCTTCTTGTTATCtcttagtattttattttaaagaaataataaaaaatatttattaaaaaaataaaacttgtaaTCTTTGAAGACAAGACTTCATATCCTTGTCCACCTGATTTCACTGCCAATCAAGGTAGCAAGGACAAAACAGAGAAGGAATACAGGGCAGACCAGACAAGAATTCTGCCTCTTGAGATATCTAAGTCAGTAGCCTGTGACTAGAATTAGAATAAGGCTTTCTGAAGGCCTCACTATAATAGCTTAATCAAGCTTTCAACCTTGGCTGAAGCAGTGTCTCAGCTGCTCACCTGGATTTTTCTTATACCACTGTTACTTACACTGCTAGGATTTAAGCCAACCAGGATACTGTACTCCAGGAAGGTTCCCAGTGAAGCACTGACCACATGCAGACCTCAGCTGGGTAAACCAAAAATTATCTTGCTTcttttcacagaatcacagaactaGGATAGATCCTAAAGGCTACGTAGTCTAACCTGCTATGATGCAGGTATAgatagctaaagcactcctgagaaatggccatccaaTCAGTTTTTAAAGACCTCAGATTAAGGAGTGTCTACCATACTCCAAAGTACTCTGTttaattttccttctctctttcctgtcTACTCCATTTTCCAAGCCTTGGCTATTTGAGCCTTTTGTTATTGAGATACTAGGAAGTGATTATTCACCCTACTGTCCTACAAGTTCTGCCTCTACTTGTGAATGTACATAAATTCAGAAGTCCCAAAGCAGGATGCATAATAACTGACTAGTGTTGAAAATGCCAGAAGAGTGACTTTCTAAGTAACACAGCAATAGGCTAAAAATCACCAGCCATTCATTTCATTTGAAGAAGGGCATTGATAGCAGCATTGGACATCTACATCTGCAAAATACTTATTTacctttattcattcatttatcccAGTCTATGCTAAGTCTAtgcgagactggatttctgcaatgtactctacttggggcaacccttatatcaaactcggaagctgcaaatggttcagaacatggcagcccggctcgtcactggtgctcccaggaccagccatataacaccggcattgaaagatctccattggttgcctatccgcttccgggcccaatactgtataaggcgttggttattacctataaagccctaaatggcttgggtccaggttacctaaaggatcgcctctccccgtacattccgcctcgcaccctcaggacatctgggcagcagctactgaaggtgcctggggctagattgtcctccaccacgcggaggacattttccacggctgccccagccctttggaatacgctgcccactgagctccgctcgactaccaccctggcccaattcaggaaggacttgaaaaccttcctgttccaacaggcattccctgattaaaaatcctgtgggcctccctcctcttccgtggccaagaggttgggctatgggggcttttagcctgtgttttttattattgtttatatgtgatgtattttggattttattgtatgtattgttgttttaaattttatactgtaagccgccctgatcgaaggaaggtgcgggatataaataaaaactttattattattattattattattaattattgtatcCTGTTTAccaaaaaaacaatatttttggaaaaccttactttttaaaaaaaaaagatatgctaatatagtttttttaaaaaaatctcacatAGAAAAGAATTGCAAATTATTTCAGTAGCTAGTGAATGAAAAGCTAGTAATTGTGCTTCATCCAAACTAAATATAACCAGTTCTTAATTATCTCAAATGTTGAAAATGATTTCTTTTACACTCCTCTTGAATACTGTAATGTTAATCTATATTTGCAATGTAGTGGTCAAAACTGGATGCACTCATCTAGTCATGATTCCAACAGTACTTTTTCTTCCCAATAAGtccctttaatttatttatttttttaaactacattttAAGTCAAATATATATTGTAGATTGTTAGAAATTGGTTCAGTGCTCTAGTTCTATTATACCAGATGAGTAAACCTCCAGATTTGATCATTTTGCTCCCATTAATTCATTACACTGATTTTGGGggtaaaaagaaagggaaaatgaaagaaaagaatttaAGGGATtgataggtttatttttatttattttttattttcatcctgcctttctccttgtaCAGGATCCAAGGCAATTGTAGGACAGGAGTAAGGAGAGGACAATTTTCACCCTGTCCTCTTTCCAACCCTGTACTATTGTGCTGTGGGCAACCTGGAACTTGCTTCCAATTTTGATTTACCCTTATTTTCAGCTAATTTCTAGGCCTTTTCCCCATTAGTACTAGGAACACTTGCTTTGTAggttcccccttcctttccttcaaaGAAGGCTGAAAATCCAAACAATTTTGGATTCATGAAAAATCAGGAACACAAGGCCATGTGGAAAGGGATGCCATTAAGAGAAGTCATATTTGAGCAAGTGCAAACAGAGTGGCTGCTACGTCCTTACTTTTCTCTGGCAATATCCAAGTCCACCTGGTGGCTCTGTAAAGCTCCCTCCAAGTTTCCCATCTCAATCTGAGCATTTCCAATACAACTGTAGAGGTTTCCAATCAGTTCATTCCTGTTAGGAATTTCATCATCAGACCAGCCTTGAATCTTTTTCAGCACACGCTCAGCTTTCTGGCAGCTTCTTTCAGGGCAACCACTGGTTAGCActtgaggggaggaaaaagacagAACATGAGTGGGCCTATGAGATATGTTATGTTCAGATTAATTGCTCCTTTCAGTTAAGTCTCCTGTCATCTGACTTCTCATTCAAATTATTGGTCCCCAGAAAACCACAGGGCATGGCTATGATTAGTACAAACATCGTTTCAGGATCTCCAATCTGCCGGACCAATATTGAAAACAGAATGCCAGATCAGACAGATGCTAGTTTGACATCCAAAAAACATCTTCTGGTTTTCTGCAATTCAGCATAAGGAAACAATATGTAGCCCAATACTGTCTGCTCTGAATGGAAATGTCTCAGAGGTCTTATTCTCTTTGTATATCACTGTGCACTAGTGGCACACCTTCTGGTCTAATCCCGTCATTTGAAGAGTTAAATAATCCTACAAATAAAGTTCCAACAGTTTCTTTCCATCAACATATTCTTCACCTACACATATCAATGTCCTCCATGCTTTTCAGGATGTATCTAGCCACTTCAGAGGGTTTTCGCTTTTGATCTCTGGTCCATCTCTTCAGCATCAATTTTCGATCTCTGATTCTGGCATATATAGGTTTCTGCTGCTGCCAGAAATCTGTGCGGGTGTCCAGATAGGAAAGTCCTTCCTGGATCAGGCTGCCAACAGTTACCCCTTGCTTTGTAGTGCTTTTGATCAAGTCTGccagaaggaaaaataaacagagcaaaaaagaaaggcTCAGTTGATAGTATACCAAAGTGGTTGGTTTCAGGTAGATGTCTTTAGAAAATATACAACTCTGTCTTTACTGAGATGCATGAatgttctctttcttctctcttttttgtcaCTGGGTTTTTTGGAACAAGTAAAAATACtactgtttttaatttcaaaatttgtATGCCAAGTATCACTTAaaatgctgttgctgctgtgttttatatgtattgaTTTATTGTGTTATAGCAACTTAAAATAGCTTTTTTATCTGTCTTATATTGCTTTTTTTATTCTCTATAACACGGCAGTATCAGTTCAGCATATAACACTAGATTTTATTCGATTAATGTGTTTATTAATCAAAGATATATATCCTATCATCAAGTATGAACATAAGCAAGGCACATAGCAATAAAAATGAGTTTATTCATACATAATTTGAAACCATGGGTGAAGTTATATGAATGAATAATCAGGAGCTTTTGGCTCACGCAGTCACCCACTTCCCGTTTGGTGCTTCATTTCTCGACTTCCCATCCTAGTTTGAAACAAACCATCATTTGCTCCATTCATTCAGCAACAAACTCCATGGTTGAACTGCAAACCCAAAATCATGATCCAGCTTTCATTTGCTGAGCAAGAGAAAACCACAGCCTGCTAGTCCAGATGAGACAGCAAACTATCATTTGCTTCAAACCAAGATCAATGGAAAGGCATCAAAGAATGTAAATGGAGCAGAAAGGTCGTACTGCCAAAGCTCATTGCTGCTCATACATGTAATGTTAAATTATGTTTTGGCATTATAGCTGAGCTACCTTGCATATGCCTCCAAGGATAGCAATGCTATCCTGAGACATGCTGTTTATAACCCTTAGAGCAATGGCTTTCAAAATCTTTACCTTCAAGAACACTTTCTGTGTTCATTTGTCTATTAAGGAAAGTCTGCAAATTGCAAAGAACGATGGAGCATTTTAGAACAAAGACACAATTTACCTGAAGCACTAACTagttctctttttttttactctgcTATCCACCTCATGAATTCAGTGTATAGCCTACCAATTACACACTCCTGAAGCTGTACATTGCTGATGTACAACAAGCCAGCAGCTGCTCATGGAAGTGTGGCTGCCTTTATTGAAGAACTCTCACTGAAGAACCCCAAGAACATAGTTTTAAAGGTTAGAAAAATCTCTTTAAAGCATACCACCTCTGCAACCCACAATCATAGTCATGGGAGAGGGCAGCTTGCAACTAGTAAATAACCTGAGGAGACTCACAGGTCCGACGCTCCCATGTCCAGCaataaaaaatggagaaaaagataACCTTCATCCTTGAGCAATTTCTCCAGAAAAGCCTTGTCAACATAGAGTTCTCCAAGGAGTTGCCGTTCAGTCTTCTCATTCCTCACAGGTTGCTGTTGTTTACGTAGATATTTAGCATCCTTTTTCGTAAATTTGATAGTAAgcttctgttttgctcttttaCTCTGCCATAACAGAAAATTACGGAAACAGATTTTACCTGCTTTTCTGCAGCACTCCTCTGTGAAGTAGGATCTTGGTAGGCAAattcatttattctttatttcatttattaatttaactaattatatcctgcctttcttccaatataggacATGAGGTGGATATAAAAGGGTTTAACGGGTGCAAATCAGACTACAAGGAGATCTGTTTGGAAAAACTATCACAGAATAAAAGGAGCAAGATAGATTAAAGCAGATCATTTAGAATTCTGAAATGTTCAGAATAACAGAAAGGAAGGGGGTTCCAATCTTTATTGTGGACAGAAACTTTGAAAAGGTTCAAAGTGTTATGATATTGACTTTTAAACCTTAGTAACTCCTCCTCGGAAGTAGCAGTGACATTAAAAGGATGATCTATGAGCAAGGAAGTTCATATCTCTCTTCACATATAAATATACTGTGGTTTGAAATACACACCTGCTGTACTGTGAAgtccatatactgtatacaaaGGTTTTAATAATTTAGGAAAAACCCAATCTAAATAGTAGAAGCACACATAAATACTCAGCACTTTCAGAACCCACTgatttaaatgaaaaatatttaagtGTGTGTTTAAGACTTAGGACATAAGCCAAAGTTAAGCCTGTCTAACTGCTATCACTTATTCTCATAATTCTTCTGCCCTGCTATGGCACTGCCTACATTTTATTCCCATTAAAACATAGGTGAAAAATGAAAACCATTCCGTAATACAGTGGGGCTAGGAAGTCCCCTCAtgctgttttcatagaatcatagaatcatagaatgatagagttggaagagaccacaagggccatccagtccaaccccctgccatgcaggaaatcacaatcaaagcatccccgacagatggccatccagcctctgcttgaagacctccaaggaaggtttTCTCACACAGAGGGGTGGAGGATCTCTCTAATAGATTGAATGAAtgcatcgtcgtcatcatcatcactttgttttaaaaccagcttcaacagaaacaaaaaagaatgttGCAACGAAAGTTTACTAAATTTTAAATTCATATCCATATGAAACTTCAGAACTTCACTCCTAGAATCCATTTGAGCGGGAGCAATTATAAAATACTGGCACACCTCTCCTTGGCAAGAAGGAAGTGTCAAAATGTTTACAAGTGATATTATTTCCTGTCTAAACACAGACAAGCCTGTATTTTCAgttcaaaaaaaaatctcaaatttgGTTTAGTTTTTGAAGCAACACCAGCTTCAGCATAGTTGTTTAAGTTCTAATAAATACGCCCCAGAAGAGCAGAAATTTGCACCCCCAGTGCAAAAATtcattgattgtgatttcctgcatggcagggggttggactggatggcccttgcggtctcttccaactctacaattctatgattctatgatatatttgGACAGTGGCATATTTAACAGTATCAATGGGTTACCTCTGATTTGACTGGACTGTTGCTAAGTTCCCTTTAggacagtgctactcaaagcggTGGTCCATGGACAGATGCCTGTCCACAAACCAACAGCCGCTAGTTCATGGCAAATttacaggaaaagaaacagttgtagcaaTATAGTACTAGTCCAGATATCTATAGAAAAACAAAATTGATGGTCTCCCACATTAGATAACATAGATAAAGAGATTCAAGCTGTTCCTCAACCCTACTTCATTCCTACAGTGCAATGCTTGCTCTGTTAGGGCCCTGAGATCTGTAAGCCTTTTAGGAAATAAGGTGCCACAGAAGAGACCAAACAGATTTGAAGGACAACTACCCAAAGCTTGCTTTGGGGAAAGACAACCGCTATAACACTTCAGTCTTATCATAATTATGCTGCTAACTTTCATCCTGACCAACCTGCTTCTTGAGTGGGATAGAAGCATTGCTTAATCTTTAGTGGGACATTAGCTTCAAGCAGACAATTTAATATTATAGCCTCTGTAATTCCTCACATGATTACCCCCTCCCCAACCTTTCCCAGTGCCTTGGACCACTTGCCATGATTTCTCTTCCCGCCTAAGTGAAGGGTCAGACACCTACTTTGGGAAAAGGTGGTCAGACCATACCTCTGCCTGACGACTCAGAAAGCAGATGTCTCCTCTGTTCTCCAGTTTCACAGAAGAAGGGCCTAGCAACAGAGAATATACTCTCAAGAGGttataaaatacatagaaagtACCTACTACAAACAATAGCAAACAAACTTTTTGGAAAACAGCATGTTTAAATTGTAAGCAAAAGATATTTGAATATTATGTTAACCCCCCTTCNNNNNNNNNNNNNNNNNNNNNNNNNNNNNNNNNNNNNNNNNNNNNNNNNNNNNNNNNNNNNNNNNNNNNNNNNNNNNNNNNNNNNNNNNNNNNNNNNNNNNNNNNNNNNNNNNNNNNNNNNNNNNNNNNNNNNNNNNNNNNNNNNNNNNNNNNNNNNNNNNNNNNNNNNNNNNNNNNNNNNNNNNNNNNNNNNNNNNNNNNNNNNNNNNNNNNNNNNNNNNNNNNNNNNNNNNNNNNNNNNNNNNNNNNNNNNNNNNNNNNNNNNNNNNNNNNNNNNNNNNNNNNNNNNNNNNNNNNNNNNNNNNNNNNNNNNNNNNNNNNNNNNNNNNNNNNNNNNNNNNNNNNNNNNNNNNNNNNNNNNNNNNNNNNNNNNNNNNNNNNNNNNNNNNNNNNNNNNNNNNNNNNNNNNNNNNNNNNNNNNNNNNNNNNNNNNNNNNNNNNNNNNNNNNNNNNNNNNNNNNNNNNNNNNNNNNNNNNNNNNNNNNNNNNNNNNNNNNNNNNNNNNNNNNNNNNNNNNNNNNNNNNNNNNNNNNNNNNNNNNNNNNNNNNNNNNNNNNNNNNNNNNNNNNNNNNNNNNNNNNNNNNNNNNNNNNNNNNNNNNNNNNNNNNNNNNNNNNNNNNNNNNNNNNNNNNNNNNNNNNNNNNNNNNNNNNNNNNNNNNNNNNNNNNNNNNNNNNNNNNNNNNNNNNNNNNNNNNNNNNNNNNNNNNNNNNNNNNNNNNNNNNNNNNNNNNNNNNNNNNNNNNNNNNNNNNNNNNNNNNNNNNNNNNNNNNNNNNNNNNNNNNNNNNNNNNNNNNNNNNNNNNNNNNNNNNNNNNNNNNNNNNNNNNNNNNNNNNNNNNNNNNNNNNNNNNNNNNNNNNNNNNNNNNNNNNNNNNNNNNNNNNNNNNNNNNNNNNNNNNNNNNNNNNNNNNNNNNNNNNNNNNNNNNNNNNNNNNNNNNNNNNNNNNNNNNNNNNNNNNNNNNNNNNNNNNNNNNNNNNNNNNNNNNNNNNNNNNNNNNNNNNNNNNNNNNNNNNNNNNNNNNNNNNNNNNNNNNNNNNNNNNNNNNNNNNNNNNNNNNNNNNNNNNNNNNNNNNNNNNNNNNNNNNNNNNNNNNNNNNNNNNNNNNNNNNNNNNNNNNNNNNNNNNNNNNNNNNNNNNNNNNNNNNNNNNNNNNNNNNNNNNNNNNNNNNNNNNNNNNNNNNNNNNNNNNNNNNNNNNNNNNNNNNNNNNNNNNNNNNNNNNNNNNNNNNNNNNNNNNNNNNNNNNNNNNNNNNNNNNNNNNNNNNNNNNNNNNNNNNNNNNNNNNNNNNNNNNNNNNNNNNNNNNNNNNNNNNNNNNNNNNNNNNNNNNNNNNNNNNNNNNNNNNNNNNNNNNNNNNNNNNNNNNNNNNNNNNNNNNNNNNNNNNNNNNNNNNNNNNNNNNNNNNNNNNNNNNNNNNNNNNNNNNNNNNNNNNNNNNNNNNNNNNNNNNNNNNNNNNNNNNNNNNNNNNNNNNNNNNNNNNNNNNNNNNNNNNNNNNNNNNNNNNNNNNNNNNNNNNNNNNNNNNNNNNNNNNNNNNNNNNNNNNNNNNNNNNNNNNNNNNNNNNNNNNNNNNNNNNNNNNNNNNNNNNNNNNNNNNNNNNNNNNNNNNNNNNNNNNNNNNNNNNNNNNNNNNNNNNNNNNNNNNNNNNNNNNNNNNNNNNNNNNNNNNNNNNNNNNNNNNNNNNNNNNNNNNNNNNNNNNNNNNNNNNNNNNNNNNNNNNNNNNNNNNNNNNNNNNNNNNNNNNNNNNNNNNNNNNNNNNNNNNNNNNNNNNNNNNNNNNNNNNNNNNNNNNNNNNNNNNNNNNNNNNNNNNNNNNNNNNNNNNNNNNNNNNNNNNNNNNNNNNNNNNNNNNNNNNNNNNNNNNNNNNNNNNNNNNNNNNNNNNNNNNNNNNNNNNNNNNNNNNNNNNNNNNNNNNNNNNNNNNNNNNNNNNNNNNNNNNNNNNNNNNNNNNNNNNNNNNNNNNNNNNNNNNNNNNNNNNNNNNNNNNNNNNNNNNNNNNNNNNNNNNNNNNNNNNNNNNNNNNNNNNNNNNNNNNNNNNNNNNNNNNNNNNNNNNNNNNNNNNNNNNNNNNNNNNNNNNNNNNNNNNNNNNNNNNNNNNNNNNNNNNNNNNNNNNNNNNNNNNNNNNNNNNNNNNNNNNNNNNNNNNNNNNNNNNNNNNNNNNNNNNNNNNNNNNNNNNNNNNNNNNNNNNNNNNNNNNNNNNNNNNNNNNNNNNNNNNNNNNNNNNNNNNNNNNNNNNNNNNNNNNNNNNNNNNNNNNNNNNNNNNNNNNNNNNNNNNNNNNNNNNNNNNNNNNNNNNNNNNNNNNNNNNNNNNNNNNNNNNNNNNNNNNNNNNNNNNNNNNNNNNNNNNNNNNNNNNNNNNNNNNNNNNNNNNNNNNNNNNNNNNNNNNNNNNNNNNNNNNNNNNNNNNNNNNNNNNNNNNNNNNNNNNNNNNNNNNNNNNNNNNNNNNNNNNNNNNNNNNNNNNNNNNNNNNNNNNNNNNNNNNNNNNNNNNNNNNNNNNNNNNNNNNNNNNNNNNNNNNNNNNNNNNNNNNNNNNNNNNNNNNNNNNNNNNNNNNNNNNNNNNNNNNNNNNNNNNNNNNNNNNNNNNNNNNNNNNNNNNNNNNNNNNNNNNNNNNNNNNNNNNNNNNNNNNNNNNNNNNNNNNNNNNNNNNNNNNNNNNNNNNNNNNNNNNNNNNNNNNNNNNNNN from Sceloporus undulatus isolate JIND9_A2432 ecotype Alabama chromosome 6, SceUnd_v1.1, whole genome shotgun sequence carries:
- the ODAD4 gene encoding outer dynein arm-docking complex subunit 4, which encodes MADAEGEALRGTFPSFMAEGTILSQRGELTKALACYTYVRHRTYSPSALQQVYSLLLGPSSVKLENRGDICFLSRQAESKRAKQKLTIKFTKKDAKYLRKQQQPVRNEKTERQLLGELYVDKAFLEKLLKDEDLIKSTTKQGVTVGSLIQEGLSYLDTRTDFWQQQKPIYARIRDRKLMLKRWTRDQKRKPSEVARYILKSMEDIDMLLTSGCPERSCQKAERVLKKIQGWSDDEIPNRNELIGNLYSCIGNAQIEMGNLEGALQSHQVDLDIARENNLTDAISRALDNIGRVYARMNKYQEAIETWEEKIPLVKTNLEKIWLFHEIGRCCLELDRAAEARDYGERSLQCAEEEGDIEWQLNGSVLVAQAQVKLENFHLAVAYFEAALEKAKRIHNDAAQQAIIFALDDTNKGYIKELREEQKRERMRELGEFEEEEEEEEEEEEEEEEEEREDSKRDTYDANLEEDTTEEGKEREESEKTESEGEKRASSSEGGETFTSEEEEIQDQEGERTEEETDEEGEKQGETGGETQRTEEEIDTEKSNIS